The following proteins come from a genomic window of Miscanthus floridulus cultivar M001 chromosome 2, ASM1932011v1, whole genome shotgun sequence:
- the LOC136538509 gene encoding protein RESTRICTED TEV MOVEMENT 2-like produces MANNRTYEEYEPAVEWSRSAEADAVKLTLPGFKREDIRVLVDNHGHLRTRGERPIVANRWSRFHKDFELPANCNADGIRAKFENERLTITLPKNAPSPPMPAPPRRPPMAPPLPAVPDPAARSTGPPPTVPAAPFAPAPSVKPPVEPRPSMPRKPYAPVPAPAPAPPPEVEQLATTKPQSPLGAVSRPKEEVEKQMRKREEEGKMAEDRKQEMVQDQKATEQQQKDAILAEMALVNQPSPASASRSLLVNVAVAVVVLLGITVYVWHSLRNATGGAGEHGHGHMGAGSYRDEM; encoded by the exons ATGGCCAACAACCGCACCTACGAGGAGTACGAGCCCGCCGTCGAGTGGAGCCGCTCCGCCGAGGCCGACGCCGTCAAACTCACGCTCCCAG GGTTCAAGAGGGAGGACATCCGCGTGCTGGTGGACAACCACGGCCACCTGCGGACGCGCGGTGAGCGGCCCATCGTCGCCAACAGGTGGAGCCGCTTCCACAAGGACTTCGAGCTCCCCGCCAACTGCAACGCCGACGGCATCCGCGCCAAGTTCGAGAACGAGAGGCTCACCATCACGCTCCCCAAGAACGCCCCCTCGCCACCCATGCCGGCGCCGCCAAGGAGGCCGCCCatggcgccgccgctgccggcggttcctgatccagcggCGAGGTCTACCGGCCCGCCGCCCACCGTGCCGGCGGCGCCGTTTGCTCCTGCTCCTTCCGTGAAGCCGCCCGTCGAGCCCAGGCCGTCGATGCCGAGGAAGCCGTACGCTCCCgtgccggcaccggcaccggcgccgccgccggaagTGGAACAACTTGCAACCACCAAGCCCCAGTCGCCGCTGGGGGCTGTTTCAAGGCCGAAGGAGGAGGTGGAGAAGCAGATGAGGAAGAGGGAGGAAGAGGGGAAGATGGCTGAGGACAGGAAGCAGGAGATGGTGCAGGATCAGAAGGCCACGGAGCAGCAGCAGAAGGATGCAATACTAGCAGAGATGGCGTTGGTGAACCAGCCCAGTCCGGCCTCGGCGAGCCGCAGCCTGCTGGTGAACGTGGCGGTCGCCGTGGTGGTGCTCCTCGGGATCACCGTCTACGTGTGGCACAGCCTGAGGAACGCGACCGGAGGCGCCGGCGAGCACGGCCACGGGCACATGGGGGCCGGCAGCTACCGCGACGAGATGTAA
- the LOC136538510 gene encoding uncharacterized protein: MEVSAGLRPPPVAAAASVRGRRSASVPPRAASHSVRAVPRAIKIKANAIYDLQRNRSNLESLFCYDKSVPEENIGKPSGLNLEKKNVGDNPPCSSCEAKGAVLCATCGGSGLYVDSILESQGIIVKVRCLGCGGTGNIMCSKCGGRGHT; this comes from the exons ATGGAGGTCTCCGCTGGGCTCCGGCCGCCGCCCGTCGCTGCGGCAGCGTCGGTCCGAGGCCGTCGGTCCGCGTCGGTGCCGCCGCGCGCGGCTTCCCATTCGGTGCGGGCCGTGCCCCGCGCGATTAAG ATTAAAGCAAATGCAATTTATGACCTCCAAAGAAATAGAAGTAATCTTGAATCGTTATTCTGCTACGACAAATCTGTCCCAGAGGAGAATATTGGAAAACCATCCGGTCtaaatttggaaaagaagaatgtTGGGGACAACCCTCCCTGCTCAAGCTGTGAAGCTAAAGGTGCTGTACTGTGTGCAACATGCGGTGGTTCAGGCTTGTATGTCGACTCAATACTAGAGAGCCAAGGAATCATTGTGAAAGTCAGATGCCTAG GTTGTGGAGGAACTGGGAACATCATGTGCTCCAAATGTGGAGGCCGTGGGCATACATGA